Genomic DNA from Prunus persica cultivar Lovell chromosome G1, Prunus_persica_NCBIv2, whole genome shotgun sequence:
AAGTACAAACATTTCTTATAAGGTTGAACCTGATGGTTTGTGTCactttaataatcaatatgcTAATGCTATGTAACCACTTCAAAATACTAATGCTACACCACCAAAGTGCAGATATGCAAGTTCTTTCTACAACAACGATGTCGATTTGGTACTAACTGCCGCTTATCACATGGTATGTTGTTATCATATCTATTGATGGACAAGTCAGTTCTGTAACTTGTCTAAAGTCCCACTGCTCTTATTTTTGCATTGTTATTAGCCTCCAGAACAATGCATGGTGTGAGATAGATTGGTGGGCATAGGCTCATAGCCAGGCTATATTTTAGATTGGCTGGCATAGTTAGCGAGGCTGCATAAGTACTTCACCCCCTTTTCTTCAATGTTGGTCTTGGTGTATTTCATCTATAACTTCTATTGATCATTTCAGCTGATCCTCTACCTTCTTATTGATTGGGAATCAGCAGCTGTCACTGAATTTAGCTTATCTTGAATTTCTCTTTGTTGTACATCTATACTGTGGCTTTGCATCAAGTTTTTAGAAAAGCTGTTTCTTTAAGTTTCAACTATTGATGTTACTGTTGTTTATCAGTTTTTCTCAGAATCTCCATACTCACCTATTTCTATGCATACAGGAGTTGATGTCCCACTATCCTCACTGAAAAAGTATACCCCAACAATATGGGAGCAGTCACATGTGGGGTCAAATATTTGGGCAGTCACTGATGGTAAAACTGGTGTTTGGAGGGAAGCTAAACTTGAATCATGGGATGGTGGTGCGCTTGGTGTTGGGAAAGTTGTTTTCCGAGATGATGGAAGCTCTGCAAATCTTGGTGAAGAAGCTATTACATTATCGGAGTATGCTCAAATGAGTgctgaagaagaaagtgattcCAGCTCAGAACAATCTGATTTTAGTGACGATGAAGATGAGGGCCCACAGGGTTTAGGATTCCTTGAAAGCACCATCTTGCAGAGGGGCATCCAGACAGATACTGCCATATTTGCAAAGTGGGAGAACCACACCAGGGGCATAGCTTCCAAGATGATGGCCAATATGGGTTACCTTGAAGGAACGGGTCTTGGTGCATCTGGGCAGGGAATTGTAGATCCCATCTCTGTGAAGGTCCTTCCAGCAAAGCAATCTCTTGACCTTGCTGTTGGTTCTTGTGAAGGCAAAGTTGAAGAGGGTAAGGAGAATCAAGGAAAGAAGCGTAGCCGGGGTGGTAAGAGGAAACGTGAAAAGAAGTTTGCAGCATTGGCAAGGGcagcaaaagaagaagaggaatcCACACCAGATGTCTTTAGTCTTATTAATAGCCAACTTGCAATGCATGGTGAAGCTTTGAATGGTGGATCAGGGAAGAAGCAGCAGAACAAAGGTTCAGGGGAGGGGAAGAGAGTTGATCGACGGGCGTTAGTTGCGTATGATGATGAAGTGAAGGACTTGAAGGTGCGAGTTGTGAAGCTTGAAGAAATGGCGagtagaaacaaaaaagagaaggtgGTTTATGAGGCTGCAATGAGGAAATTGACAGAGACTCGCAAAGCTTTGGCAGAGGCTGAGGCAGCTCAGGCTTCTGCATCAAATGCAGTTGTCAgtagagaaaaagagaagagatgGCTTAAGTTTTAGGACCTCttggtatttatttttatgtgcATCATTTGTAATCAtataaactttatttttattatggaAATTTCCTAGGTGAAGAATACTTTTTGGTCCCATGAGTTGTACACGAATTGACCTTTTTCTCCTCCCCCAAGATTAATGATATTGTCCCTGACTGAAAGTAAAATAGATAAAAAGCAATTCcaataactctctctctctctctctctctctctaattatAAACTCCAATTATATTCTATCTTCTTGacacttaaaaaaataaaaccaaatgtatcaaaaaataaaaaaatattttaaattataaaacctCTCTTTAGGGTCTGAcgggcttgggcttgggcAGCATCGGTGTACCGGTGGGTCATTCTAAACCGTCCGATCTTAAAGGGGCAGTTATACATATACTTAAAtctaattttcttatttacagCGTCGGCTCAAGATCCAACGGCCCATATCCCTGGACTAAACCccaaataaacataaattgGTCCCTCGTTTTTTTCTTGAGGAAGAAACATAAAGAGTCCGCTTCGTATTGACCAAAAGAATAAACAGTCACCTTTGGACTCTTTACTTCTCCTCCAAGAACCACACCAGCTAAACTCTCGCTCGCACCTCTTTCTCCCTTTATATAAAACCTTAACTTCAAAACCCactctctgtttttctctctctagactGTAGCGTACGGTTTTTCTCTCTCGAGAATCAATGGGGGAATTAGATGCTAGACATGTTGACTCTTCCAGTTCAAGACCTTCAGTGACGATCGGTTCGTCGCTAATTCCGGTCATCAACAAGCTTCAGGACATTCTTGCACAGGCAGGCAGCGAATTAGATGTTTCGCTGCCTCAAGTGGCGGTTGTGGGAAGCCAAAGCAGCGGCAAATCGAGCGTTCTCGAAGCACTAGTCGGCCGCGACTTTCTTCCTCGCGGCTGCGATATCTGCACTCGCAGACCGCTCGTGTTGATGCTCGAGAATCGCCTGCCCAAACCCGGCGATGACCGGACCGAGTGGGGCGAGTTTCGCCACTTGCCTGAAAAGCGCTTCTACGACTTCTCTGAAATTCGCGCAGAAATTCAGGTACGGCTTGAGAAATTCAGCTTGAGATTCTTGACAATGCTGTTAGTAGAGAGGCTATGAGAATTTTTGTACTTATAGTCCAATAATTTGTTTTCTCATTGCAGGCTGAGACGGAAAGAGAGGCAGGATTGAACAAAGGGGTTTCGGATAAACAAATTCGGCTGAAGATTACCTCTCCAAATGTTCTTAATATGACTCTTGTTGATTTGCCCGGCATCACCAAAGTTCCTGTTGGAGATCAACCTAATGATATAGAAGCAAGGATTAGGAAGATGGTTATGACCCATATTTCGCAACAAAACTGCATTATATTGGCAGTTACTCCTGCGAATTCTGATTTGGCAACCTCCGATGCACTTCAGATGGCAAGAGAAGCCGACCCAGATGGTACCCACATTCTACTTCTTGACTCAACTTTTACATGCAATGCATATGTTGGATTCTGTTGTTCTGTACCGCTGACATGAATGCCTTAACAGGTTTTCGTACAATTGGTGTTATCACCAAGGTTTGTGTTTCTCCTCTTGTGTTCTTGTTATTATACGCTTCAGTAATGGTATAATATGGCACTGTTGTTCCATCTGTAGCTCGATATAATGGACAGGGGCACCGATGCCCGCAGCTTCTTGCTCGGGAAAGTTATTCCACTAAAGCTTGGTTACGTTGGTGTTGTGAATCGTAGCCAGGAGGTATAGTCGTTCATGTAGTGCTTTTTGTAGCATCcatttgttttaattgctAAATTGCTACTGACTTCAAATagttaattttgtaatatccATTTGTTTTAGTTACTAAATTGCAACTGACTTTATTCCTGGCGACTAAGAGTGTAATTGACACCGGATGGTAACATTTATTGGCTACTTTGTTGGATTTTTGAACGATTTGAGTTACTAGTATTATCTTTTAATTGGTTAGAAATAGAACTTCTTCTTCAAGAGTACTAGGATAAACAATGCTGCAAATTGCATGTGGCTTGCTTAATTGGAAGTGCAGTGTAAGGCCTAGTGCGGCTCTATTTTAGCTTTCAATTTGGCAcacatttttctgatttagcCACTTTTCCGATTGCTGGCAGTTGTTGTAATAGTAAGGTACTGAGCCATCATGCTCTCAAACATTTGGTGGTATTCGAATGATTAGCGGACACATAGAGaaccattttaaaaaatacaaaagttCCACTTTGCTTCGTTTGTAGCATTTGTAATGTTGCCTTCATGgacttgtaaaataaaatgctGTCTGCGAGGGTCAGGCTTCATTCTTAAGTTTTATTCTTGTGTCACAGGACATCAATAAAAACCGTGGCATTGCTACCGCACTTGCTTACGAGGAGAAATTCTTCAATGATCACTCAGTACTATTCACTATCTTTGTGTATTATGTTGAGcaattgtttatttgtttgtctTGCCACTGAACATCTTTATTGTGTGCGATACATGTTAAAGGTATACAGGGGTCTCTCTGATCATTGCGGCATCCCCCAGTTAGCAAGGAAGCTGAATGAGGTTGGTATGCACCATATAAGTCATAACAAAGTTATTGTAAAGAGAAATGGAATTCTTAGGTGCTTATGTAGCTTCTTGAGTTTTATATTACTCCTTACTCCATTTGTTCTTAC
This window encodes:
- the LOC18792446 gene encoding zinc finger CCCH domain-containing protein 22, with the translated sequence MANEEERVLENLLELQLQEQRVSLATINDALASEPNNTEILALHEEIVQAIKDAEEGLLHLKRARLLREADLVLDGSAHADEDVKMETLDPTDVEPEPLEEPSYTVGSKCRFCHTDGRWYNGQVIGLDGSNSAKISFLTPTSENMLICKFFLQQRCRFGTNCRLSHGVDVPLSSLKKYTPTIWEQSHVGSNIWAVTDGKTGVWREAKLESWDGGALGVGKVVFRDDGSSANLGEEAITLSEYAQMSAEEESDSSSEQSDFSDDEDEGPQGLGFLESTILQRGIQTDTAIFAKWENHTRGIASKMMANMGYLEGTGLGASGQGIVDPISVKVLPAKQSLDLAVGSCEGKVEEGKENQGKKRSRGGKRKREKKFAALARAAKEEEESTPDVFSLINSQLAMHGEALNGGSGKKQQNKGSGEGKRVDRRALVAYDDEVKDLKVRVVKLEEMASRNKKEKVVYEAAMRKLTETRKALAEAEAAQASASNAVVSREKEKRWLKF